One window of Streptomyces sp. FIT100 genomic DNA carries:
- a CDS encoding GPR1/FUN34/YaaH family transporter: protein MDNEVSAGSATSSTLGHLALGLTLLAFGIGHTGVIDNVAASDAASLATWVGGVALFIVGLLEFRAGNGGTGTAFAGLGAFWFTWGNGAGSEVSAEAAGMFLLLFALLALTLTAASAGSGLFGQGVYGLLFISLLLLAIASFAENDGLAKAGGWAGAVAGLAAWYGATATLAHWPTFSGRAAGRGVTATG from the coding sequence GTGGACAACGAAGTCTCCGCGGGAAGCGCAACGTCATCCACTCTCGGCCACCTCGCACTGGGACTGACCCTGTTGGCCTTCGGTATCGGCCACACCGGTGTGATCGACAACGTCGCGGCATCCGACGCCGCGTCACTAGCGACCTGGGTGGGCGGGGTCGCACTGTTCATCGTCGGGTTGCTCGAGTTCCGTGCGGGCAACGGCGGTACGGGTACGGCCTTCGCGGGCCTCGGCGCCTTCTGGTTCACCTGGGGCAACGGCGCCGGCTCGGAGGTCTCGGCGGAAGCGGCGGGCATGTTCCTGCTGCTGTTCGCGCTTCTGGCTCTCACCCTCACCGCGGCCTCCGCGGGCAGCGGACTCTTCGGACAGGGTGTGTACGGGCTGCTGTTCATCTCGCTGCTGCTGCTCGCCATCGCGTCGTTCGCGGAGAACGACGGCCTGGCGAAGGCCGGCGGCTGGGCCGGCGCGGTCGCGGGCCTCGCGGCCTGGTACGGCGCCACGGCGACGCTGGCGCACTGGCCCACCTTCTCCGGGCGCGCTGCCGGCCGGGGGGTGACGGCCACCGGCTGA
- a CDS encoding universal stress protein produces MAGHEFPEPADRKQVADPLSDLQAAEESRHACDPAFRHGVVVGFDGSTSSERALAYAIGMARRSGSGLIIVHVANRLPTTVWAGCEPPVFVDVPDHRTEVLGLELACADYLSEVPWILVERGGDICHELEEVGREYSADAIVVGSTHGIVGRIFGSVAGRLARRAQRPVVVIP; encoded by the coding sequence ATGGCCGGTCACGAATTCCCCGAACCCGCGGACCGCAAGCAGGTCGCCGACCCCCTGTCGGATCTGCAAGCGGCGGAAGAGTCACGCCATGCCTGCGATCCCGCCTTCCGGCACGGAGTTGTCGTCGGCTTCGACGGATCGACCTCCAGTGAGCGGGCGCTGGCGTACGCGATCGGCATGGCCCGGCGGTCCGGTTCCGGCCTGATCATCGTTCACGTCGCCAACCGCCTTCCCACGACCGTGTGGGCGGGCTGCGAGCCGCCGGTCTTCGTGGACGTGCCCGACCACCGCACCGAGGTGCTCGGTCTCGAGCTCGCCTGTGCCGACTATCTGTCCGAGGTCCCGTGGATCCTCGTCGAGCGAGGCGGGGACATCTGCCACGAGCTCGAGGAAGTCGGCCGGGAGTATTCGGCGGACGCGATCGTCGTCGGCTCCACGCACGGCATCGTGGGGCGCATCTTCGGGTCGGTCGCCGGCCGTCTCGCGCGCCGCGCGCAGCGGCCGGTCGTCGTCATCCCCTGA
- a CDS encoding GlxA family transcriptional regulator produces MSQDSAAPEAARRLSGRRRREVVAVLLFSGGPIFESSIPLSVFGIDRQDAGVPRYRLLVCAGEEGPLRTTGGLELTAPYGLDAIGRAGTVVVPAWRSITSPPPPEALDALRRAHEEGARIVGLCTGAFVLAAAGLLDGRPATTHWMYAPTLAKRYPSVHVDPRELFVDDGDVLTSAGTAAGIDLCLHIVRTDHGAEAAGALARRLVVPPRRTGGQERYLDRSLPEEIGSDPLAEVVAWALEHLHEQFDVETLAARAYMSRRTFDRRFRSLTGSAPLQWLITQRVLQAQRLLETSDYSVDEVAGRCGFRSPVALRGHFRRQLGSSPAAYRAAYRARRPQAEAPPPPVAVEAVVPPQGVPGQARRPAPPDPGKPGSDAYASGRPALPGQRSAP; encoded by the coding sequence ATGAGTCAGGACTCCGCCGCACCGGAGGCAGCACGGAGACTCTCCGGGCGGCGCCGCCGGGAGGTCGTCGCGGTGCTGCTGTTCAGCGGCGGTCCCATCTTCGAGAGCTCCATCCCGCTCTCGGTGTTCGGAATCGACCGCCAGGACGCCGGAGTTCCCCGCTACCGGCTGCTCGTATGCGCCGGTGAGGAAGGACCCCTGCGGACCACAGGGGGACTCGAACTCACCGCGCCCTACGGGCTCGACGCGATCGGCAGGGCCGGCACCGTCGTCGTGCCGGCATGGCGGTCCATCACCTCGCCACCGCCGCCCGAGGCGCTCGACGCACTGCGCCGCGCCCACGAGGAGGGGGCCCGGATCGTCGGGCTGTGCACCGGGGCGTTCGTGCTGGCCGCGGCGGGGCTGCTGGACGGCAGGCCGGCGACCACGCACTGGATGTACGCGCCGACGCTCGCCAAACGCTATCCGTCGGTCCACGTCGACCCGCGCGAGCTCTTCGTGGACGACGGCGACGTCCTCACCTCGGCGGGGACGGCGGCGGGGATCGACCTGTGTCTGCACATCGTGCGGACCGACCACGGGGCGGAGGCCGCCGGGGCGCTCGCCCGCCGGCTGGTCGTCCCACCGCGCCGCACCGGCGGGCAGGAGCGCTACCTCGACAGGTCTTTACCCGAGGAAATCGGCTCCGACCCGCTCGCCGAGGTCGTGGCCTGGGCGCTGGAGCACCTCCACGAACAGTTCGACGTGGAGACCCTGGCGGCGCGCGCGTACATGAGCAGGCGGACCTTCGACCGCAGGTTCCGCTCGCTCACCGGGAGCGCACCCCTGCAGTGGCTGATCACCCAGCGGGTACTGCAGGCGCAGCGGCTGCTTGAGACCTCCGACTACTCGGTCGACGAGGTCGCGGGCCGCTGCGGATTCCGCTCCCCGGTGGCGCTGCGCGGCCACTTCCGGCGCCAGCTGGGCTCGTCCCCGGCGGCGTACCGGGCCGCCTACCGTGCCCGCCGGCCGCAGGCCGAGGCCCCGCCGCCCCCGGTGGCGGTCGAGGCCGTCGTCCCGCCCCAGGGAGTGCCGGGCCAGGCCCGCCGTCCGGCTCCGCCGGACCCGGGCAAGCCGGGCTCCGACGCGTACGCCTCCGGCCGCCCGGCGCTTCCCGGCCAGCGGAGCGCGCCGTAG
- the orn gene encoding oligoribonuclease: MNDRMVWIDCEMTGLSLTDDALIEVAALVTDSELNVLGEGVDIVIRPPDAALETMPEVVRQMHTASGLLDELAGGTTLADAEEQVLAYVREHVKEPGKAPLCGNSVGTDRGFLLRDMPKVEEYLHYRIVDVSSVKELARRWYPRAYFNSPEKNGNHRALADIRESIAELRYYREAIFVPQPGPDSETARTIAARHVLPAEPVAAEQVTQVTAE; the protein is encoded by the coding sequence ATGAACGATCGCATGGTGTGGATCGACTGCGAGATGACCGGGCTCTCGCTGACGGACGACGCACTCATCGAGGTGGCCGCACTGGTCACCGACTCGGAACTGAACGTGCTCGGTGAAGGGGTGGACATCGTGATCCGCCCGCCGGACGCGGCGCTGGAGACCATGCCCGAGGTGGTGCGGCAGATGCACACCGCCTCGGGCCTCCTCGACGAGCTCGCGGGCGGCACGACGCTCGCGGACGCCGAGGAGCAGGTCCTGGCCTACGTACGTGAGCACGTCAAGGAGCCCGGCAAGGCCCCGCTGTGCGGGAACTCGGTGGGTACCGACCGCGGCTTCCTGCTGCGTGACATGCCGAAGGTGGAGGAGTACCTCCACTACCGGATCGTCGATGTCTCCTCGGTCAAGGAACTGGCCCGCCGCTGGTACCCGAGGGCGTATTTCAACAGTCCGGAGAAGAACGGCAACCACCGGGCCCTCGCCGACATCCGCGAGTCCATCGCCGAGCTGCGCTACTACCGCGAGGCGATCTTCGTCCCGCAGCCCGGCCCCGACTCGGAGACCGCGAGGACCATCGCAGCCCGCCATGTCCTCCCGGCGGAGCCCGTCGCGGCGGAGCAGGTCACACAGGTCACGGCGGAGTAG
- a CDS encoding HAD family hydrolase, which produces MIDTIVFDVGETLTRDDRYWASWADWLDVPRHTLSALVGAVVARDLDNAEALRLLRPGINIDAEYAAREAVGLGEQLGETDLYDDVRPALSALRERGVSVVVAGNQTTRVGELLRSLELPADLVITSGELGVAKPDPRFFARVIEASGSQAETTLYVGDHPQNDVHPARRAGLRTAHLRRGPWGFLWADDPEVLAAADWSIGSLTELVDIVKA; this is translated from the coding sequence GTGATTGACACCATCGTGTTCGACGTCGGCGAGACACTGACCCGCGACGACCGATACTGGGCATCTTGGGCAGACTGGCTCGATGTGCCGCGCCACACTCTGTCTGCCCTCGTCGGCGCGGTCGTAGCGCGTGACCTCGACAACGCGGAGGCTCTGAGACTTCTGCGCCCCGGCATCAACATCGACGCGGAGTACGCGGCGCGCGAGGCGGTCGGCCTGGGAGAGCAGCTCGGCGAAACAGACCTCTACGACGATGTGCGCCCGGCACTGTCCGCGCTGCGGGAGCGTGGTGTCAGCGTGGTCGTGGCGGGGAACCAGACCACCCGCGTCGGCGAGTTGCTGCGCTCTCTCGAACTCCCTGCCGATCTGGTCATCACGTCAGGAGAGTTGGGTGTTGCGAAGCCCGACCCCCGGTTCTTCGCCCGAGTGATCGAGGCGTCCGGCTCCCAGGCGGAAACGACGCTCTACGTCGGCGACCACCCCCAGAACGACGTCCACCCTGCGCGCCGGGCCGGACTGCGTACCGCCCATCTACGGCGCGGGCCGTGGGGCTTCCTCTGGGCTGACGACCCGGAAGTCCTGGCGGCAGCCGACTGGAGTATCGGCTCCCTCACCGAACTCGTCGACATCGTCAAGGCGTAG
- a CDS encoding flavoprotein, which translates to MTRIIYLFGSAAPPVFDVARVIEDAHSRGWDVCLGLTPMAARWLGGSVSSLEALTGRPVRWEYKLPGEPDVWPKADAILLAPATFNTVNAWALGLTDRFIVGVVAEGIGKSIPMAVMPCVNAAYAQHPQFDRSLGTLSKAGVRVLYGEGGFVPNQPGQGRPESYPWELALDTVEELLGPKS; encoded by the coding sequence ATGACGAGGATCATCTACCTGTTCGGAAGTGCCGCCCCGCCGGTTTTCGATGTCGCCCGAGTGATCGAGGACGCACACAGTCGGGGGTGGGATGTGTGCTTGGGTCTCACTCCCATGGCGGCTCGCTGGCTGGGTGGCAGCGTCAGCAGCCTCGAGGCGCTGACCGGTCGCCCGGTCCGGTGGGAGTACAAGCTGCCAGGTGAGCCGGATGTGTGGCCGAAGGCAGACGCGATCCTGCTGGCGCCGGCCACCTTCAACACGGTGAATGCGTGGGCCCTCGGGCTGACGGACCGTTTCATTGTTGGAGTCGTCGCGGAGGGGATCGGCAAGTCCATCCCGATGGCGGTCATGCCGTGCGTCAATGCGGCCTACGCGCAGCACCCCCAGTTCGACCGCTCGCTTGGCACACTGAGCAAGGCCGGGGTGAGGGTGCTTTATGGGGAGGGTGGGTTTGTGCCGAATCAGCCCGGTCAGGGACGGCCGGAATCGTATCCGTGGGAGCTCGCCCTGGATACGGTCGAGGAATTGCTTGGTCCCAAGAGCTGA
- a CDS encoding 4a-hydroxytetrahydrobiopterin dehydratase encodes MAEVEGGTAILGEVEIEACLQDLPTWQRVGDTITSAFRIRYHGGVAMIVHVADVERLISHHADIDLRWDHVRFTITTHDVGHKLTLADFDLAKRINKIAAAHEAELI; translated from the coding sequence ATGGCCGAGGTTGAAGGGGGCACCGCGATCCTGGGTGAAGTCGAGATCGAGGCGTGCCTGCAAGACCTCCCGACGTGGCAGCGTGTCGGCGATACGATCACGAGCGCCTTCCGGATCCGCTACCACGGCGGTGTCGCGATGATCGTGCACGTGGCCGACGTGGAGCGGCTGATCAGCCACCATGCGGACATCGACCTGCGGTGGGATCACGTGCGCTTCACGATCACCACACACGATGTGGGCCACAAGCTGACGCTCGCCGACTTCGACCTGGCCAAGCGCATCAACAAGATCGCTGCGGCCCACGAAGCCGAGCTGATCTAA
- the cutA gene encoding divalent-cation tolerance protein CutA, whose translation MTGFVQVSTATPTREQAVQLAQSVVKERLAAGAQIIGPVTSVFWHLGEFGTGEEWQLLLKTRAERYPELEAHLIKNHPWDNPEVAAVPIVSGAEACLRWLSENTEPIANE comes from the coding sequence ATGACTGGCTTCGTGCAGGTGTCCACGGCGACACCGACCAGGGAACAGGCGGTCCAGCTGGCGCAGTCGGTGGTGAAAGAACGCCTTGCCGCTGGCGCCCAGATCATCGGCCCTGTGACGTCGGTGTTCTGGCACCTCGGGGAATTCGGCACGGGGGAGGAATGGCAACTTCTGCTGAAGACTCGCGCTGAGCGGTACCCCGAGCTCGAGGCACACCTGATCAAGAACCATCCGTGGGACAACCCGGAGGTGGCGGCAGTGCCGATCGTCTCGGGCGCTGAGGCATGCCTGCGCTGGTTGTCCGAGAACACCGAACCCATCGCCAACGAGTAG
- a CDS encoding helix-turn-helix transcriptional regulator: MTDYKPPTALPHHALNCAEMQAAIGAHDFGTVFRLAREMAGISYSKIAAECDIKPERVGTLARGRGRITTFDKVVVIADAFRIPGRMLGLAERPWEVSEQQFPALPVRATIPQQDRTHQVRRREFFHTAAGASLAVGITDLTRPAAGKRIGADFPGLLRLRTARLRRLDTVLGGGDTYRVYLGEYQATKGLVRDATYSEETGRALLSVLAEQAQQAGWAAFDGGREADATALYKESHLAATHAGDTDLAGNALAFLAYQTVNGDRKAGVEIATRSCKTLGPDAPEGVRALLHERRAWACAVAGLPTETGRELAEAERALADAHGAPQPDWVSWVDHNELQIMTGRCWAELRRPLRAVPVLEAALAGYDDSQARDKALYLSWLADAYLGAGEVEQAARVTGRALDLISGVASVRPRRRLDPLLTRLSQHRGVADVDDALEKAGL, translated from the coding sequence ATGACCGACTACAAACCGCCCACCGCGCTGCCTCATCACGCGCTCAACTGCGCTGAGATGCAGGCTGCAATCGGAGCTCACGACTTCGGGACCGTCTTTCGGCTAGCCCGCGAAATGGCGGGCATCAGCTACTCGAAGATCGCTGCCGAATGCGACATCAAGCCGGAGCGCGTTGGCACTCTCGCGCGCGGCCGCGGGCGCATCACCACCTTCGACAAGGTCGTGGTCATCGCCGACGCGTTCCGTATCCCGGGGCGCATGCTCGGACTCGCCGAACGGCCGTGGGAGGTGAGCGAGCAGCAGTTCCCCGCGCTGCCTGTACGCGCGACCATCCCGCAACAGGACAGGACCCACCAGGTGCGGCGCAGAGAGTTCTTCCACACGGCAGCCGGCGCGAGCCTCGCTGTTGGCATCACCGACCTGACCAGACCCGCCGCGGGCAAGCGCATTGGGGCCGACTTCCCCGGGCTGCTCCGGCTTCGTACGGCGCGCCTGCGCCGCCTAGACACCGTCCTCGGAGGCGGCGATACCTACCGCGTCTACCTCGGCGAGTACCAGGCGACGAAAGGCCTGGTGCGCGACGCGACATACTCGGAGGAGACCGGGCGGGCGTTGCTGTCCGTGCTTGCGGAGCAAGCGCAACAAGCTGGCTGGGCAGCATTCGACGGCGGCCGGGAAGCTGACGCAACCGCGCTCTACAAGGAGAGCCACCTCGCTGCGACCCACGCGGGCGACACGGACCTGGCGGGGAATGCCCTGGCCTTCCTCGCGTACCAGACGGTTAACGGCGACCGGAAGGCCGGAGTGGAGATTGCCACGCGCTCTTGTAAGACGCTTGGCCCGGACGCCCCCGAGGGGGTGCGTGCGCTGCTCCACGAGAGGCGAGCCTGGGCCTGCGCCGTGGCCGGCCTCCCCACCGAGACGGGGCGCGAGCTCGCTGAGGCGGAGCGCGCCCTTGCGGACGCGCACGGGGCACCCCAGCCGGACTGGGTGTCGTGGGTGGACCACAACGAGCTGCAGATCATGACTGGGCGGTGCTGGGCCGAACTGCGCAGGCCGCTCCGGGCGGTGCCCGTGCTCGAGGCCGCCCTTGCGGGGTACGACGACAGCCAGGCGCGGGACAAAGCGCTGTACCTGTCCTGGCTCGCTGACGCCTATCTCGGGGCGGGCGAAGTCGAGCAGGCAGCACGCGTTACGGGCCGCGCGCTGGACCTCATCAGCGGCGTGGCATCCGTCAGGCCTCGGCGCCGACTAGACCCCTTACTCACACGCCTCTCCCAGCACCGCGGCGTCGCCGACGTCGACGACGCCTTGGAGAAAGCGGGACTCTGA
- a CDS encoding DUF6415 family natural product biosynthesis protein: MEQGTAQPLAAAAPGRCPLDIATIRATAQSVLMLGDTRPGLADRADAMRGNVEQLVPAVRALIARLPSGDAPARVARIGVDEAWRRLYTTRGFGPDAAHRHAQRLARSVLALCDHYENLTRPSTSEGSRS; the protein is encoded by the coding sequence ATGGAGCAAGGTACCGCCCAACCGCTTGCTGCGGCAGCGCCGGGTCGATGCCCACTCGACATCGCGACGATACGTGCGACCGCTCAGAGCGTCCTCATGCTGGGCGACACTCGGCCGGGGCTGGCCGACCGCGCCGACGCGATGCGCGGCAACGTGGAGCAGCTGGTGCCAGCAGTCCGCGCTCTGATCGCCCGCCTGCCTTCCGGTGACGCACCCGCCCGCGTCGCGCGGATTGGCGTGGACGAGGCGTGGAGGCGCTTGTACACCACACGCGGGTTCGGCCCGGACGCCGCGCACCGCCACGCCCAGCGTCTGGCTCGGTCGGTGCTCGCCCTGTGCGACCACTACGAGAACCTGACTCGCCCTTCAACCAGCGAGGGGAGCAGGTCGTGA
- a CDS encoding class I SAM-dependent methyltransferase yields MPESTVKDFYDALAADYHLIFPDWDASMARQAAALDGLIRPRLGPGPHRILDCSCGIGTQAIGLALTGHRVTGTDLSPRAAARATAEARARGTRLPVAAADMRALPFRPFAFDAVVSADNSLPHLLTTDGIRAALTGMHRVLRPDGLLMISLRDYDEARTTRPAATPPQVSGTRDGGRVITFQVWHWHDDGERYDMEHFQLHPAPGGTWDVRVRRTTYWALTRGQLTDLVTEAGFTDITWTSPAAGSFYQPVLAARRGPHTPEDRE; encoded by the coding sequence GTGCCGGAGTCAACGGTGAAGGACTTCTACGACGCGCTGGCCGCCGACTACCACCTGATCTTCCCTGACTGGGACGCGAGCATGGCCCGCCAGGCGGCGGCACTGGACGGCCTGATCCGCCCGCGACTTGGCCCCGGCCCGCACCGGATCCTGGACTGCTCCTGCGGCATCGGAACCCAGGCGATCGGCCTCGCCCTGACCGGCCACCGTGTCACCGGCACTGACCTGAGCCCCCGAGCCGCCGCCCGCGCCACGGCCGAGGCACGGGCCCGCGGCACTCGCCTCCCCGTCGCCGCGGCGGACATGCGCGCCCTGCCCTTCCGGCCCTTCGCCTTCGATGCCGTCGTCAGCGCGGACAACTCGCTCCCGCACCTGCTCACGACGGACGGCATCCGCGCGGCCCTGACCGGCATGCACCGCGTACTCCGGCCCGACGGGCTGCTGATGATCAGCCTCCGTGACTACGACGAAGCCCGCACGACCCGCCCCGCGGCGACCCCGCCCCAGGTCTCGGGGACCCGCGACGGCGGCCGAGTGATCACCTTCCAGGTGTGGCACTGGCACGACGACGGCGAGCGCTACGACATGGAGCACTTCCAACTCCATCCGGCGCCGGGGGGCACCTGGGACGTCCGGGTACGCCGTACGACCTACTGGGCGCTGACCCGCGGCCAGTTGACGGACCTCGTGACGGAGGCCGGCTTCACCGACATCACCTGGACCTCGCCGGCCGCCGGAAGCTTCTACCAGCCGGTGCTCGCGGCTCGGCGCGGCCCGCATACGCCCGAGGACCGGGAATAG
- a CDS encoding LacI family DNA-binding transcriptional regulator: MVDRRKTGVRAVGIGGVAGVRSGGRSGGRPTLEEVAARAGVGRGTVSRVINGSPRVSDETRAAVEAAVAELGYVPNRAARALAANRTDAIALVVPEPEARFFAEPYFSDIVRGVGAALADTDMQLLLTFAGSDRERRRLAQYLAADRVDGVLLVSVHADDPLPDLLEQLRIPAVISGRRSAGEPLAAVDSDNTEGARAAVAHLLSRGRRTIATITGRLDVYGAQCRLDGYRQAVAAAGLAPDEQLIAPADFTEEGGRRAMRALLERRPSLDAVFAASDVMAAGARQVLRESGRRIPDDIALVGFDDSAVARHMDPALTSVRQPIEEMGRAMAALLLRQIAAQGTRERPQLVLPTELVVRDSS; the protein is encoded by the coding sequence ATGGTGGATCGCCGGAAAACCGGTGTCCGGGCGGTCGGCATCGGCGGCGTCGCCGGCGTCCGGTCCGGAGGCAGGAGCGGGGGCAGACCGACCCTTGAAGAGGTCGCCGCCCGCGCCGGCGTCGGCCGCGGCACGGTCTCCCGGGTGATCAACGGCTCGCCCCGGGTCAGCGACGAGACCCGGGCCGCCGTCGAGGCGGCCGTCGCCGAGCTCGGTTACGTGCCCAATCGCGCGGCCCGCGCGCTCGCGGCCAACCGCACCGACGCCATCGCCCTCGTCGTCCCCGAACCCGAGGCCCGCTTCTTCGCCGAGCCGTACTTCTCCGACATCGTGCGGGGCGTCGGAGCGGCCCTCGCCGACACCGACATGCAACTGCTGCTGACCTTCGCGGGCTCGGACCGCGAGCGCCGCAGGCTCGCCCAGTACCTCGCGGCCGACCGTGTCGACGGCGTCCTGCTGGTCTCCGTGCACGCCGACGACCCCCTGCCCGACCTGCTGGAACAGCTCAGGATCCCGGCCGTCATCAGCGGCCGCCGCTCGGCCGGCGAACCGCTCGCCGCCGTCGACTCCGACAACACCGAGGGCGCCCGCGCGGCCGTCGCCCACCTGCTCTCCCGCGGCCGCCGCACCATCGCGACGATCACCGGACGGCTCGACGTGTACGGCGCACAGTGCCGCCTCGACGGCTACCGGCAGGCCGTCGCCGCCGCGGGCCTCGCCCCCGACGAACAGCTCATCGCCCCCGCCGACTTCACCGAGGAGGGCGGCCGCCGCGCCATGCGGGCCCTGCTGGAACGCCGCCCCTCTCTCGACGCCGTCTTCGCGGCCTCCGACGTCATGGCGGCAGGCGCCCGCCAGGTCCTGCGCGAGTCGGGCCGCCGCATCCCGGACGACATCGCCCTCGTCGGCTTCGACGACTCGGCCGTCGCCCGCCACATGGACCCGGCCCTCACGAGCGTGCGCCAGCCGATCGAGGAGATGGGCCGCGCGATGGCCGCCCTGCTGCTCCGCCAGATCGCCGCGCAGGGCACACGGGAACGCCCCCAGTTGGTGCTCCCCACCGAGCTGGTCGTCCGCGACTCGTCATGA
- a CDS encoding extracellular solute-binding protein, with protein MRKAVILAVAAVLGAGLLAGCAEDSDTPAGSSSQGGGDDKGKITLTVGVFGAFGLKEAGLYDEYMKLNKNVVIQQTSIERNENYYPQLLTHLGTGSGLADIQAVEVNNIAEITATQADKLVDLGKTNGASKDAFLPWKWAQATNKDGKTVGLGTDIGPQGICYRKDLFAKAGLPTDREAVGKLWAGDWNKYLETGKQFKAKAPKGSAFVDSAAGVMNAINGSSAERFYDANGQIIYKTNPTVKQAFDTAAAFATEGLSGKLQQFTPAWDQGFSNGTFATVSCPAWMLGYIQDKAGDAGKDKWDVAQAPKPSNWGGSFLIVPEAGRNKAEAAKLAAWLTAPEQQAKLFEKRGSFPSASAAYALPSVSGAKHPYFANAPIGQIFSQAAQGIPVAPVGPKDLVIAQNLGDIGMLQVDQKGKSAKEGWDAAVKAIDNALDQ; from the coding sequence ATGCGCAAGGCCGTAATCCTCGCGGTCGCCGCAGTGCTCGGCGCCGGGCTGCTGGCCGGCTGTGCCGAGGACAGCGACACACCCGCCGGCAGCAGTTCGCAGGGCGGGGGCGACGACAAGGGCAAGATCACGCTCACGGTGGGGGTCTTCGGTGCCTTCGGGCTCAAGGAGGCCGGACTCTACGACGAGTACATGAAGCTCAACAAGAACGTCGTCATCCAGCAGACCTCCATCGAGCGCAACGAGAACTACTACCCGCAGCTCCTCACCCACCTGGGCACCGGCAGCGGACTCGCCGACATCCAGGCCGTCGAGGTCAACAACATCGCCGAGATCACCGCGACACAGGCGGACAAACTCGTCGACCTGGGCAAGACCAACGGCGCCAGCAAGGACGCCTTCCTGCCCTGGAAGTGGGCGCAGGCCACGAACAAGGACGGGAAGACGGTCGGCCTCGGCACCGACATCGGCCCGCAGGGCATCTGCTACCGCAAGGACCTGTTCGCCAAGGCCGGGCTGCCCACCGACCGCGAGGCCGTCGGCAAGCTCTGGGCGGGCGACTGGAACAAGTACCTGGAGACAGGAAAGCAGTTCAAGGCGAAGGCCCCGAAGGGGAGCGCCTTCGTCGACTCCGCGGCCGGCGTCATGAACGCGATCAACGGCAGCAGCGCCGAGCGCTTCTACGACGCGAACGGCCAGATCATCTACAAGACGAACCCGACGGTGAAGCAGGCCTTCGACACCGCCGCGGCCTTCGCGACCGAGGGGCTTTCGGGCAAGCTGCAGCAGTTCACGCCCGCTTGGGACCAGGGCTTCTCCAACGGCACCTTCGCCACGGTCTCCTGTCCCGCCTGGATGCTCGGCTACATCCAGGACAAGGCGGGCGACGCCGGCAAGGACAAGTGGGACGTCGCCCAGGCCCCCAAGCCCAGCAACTGGGGCGGCTCGTTCCTGATCGTCCCCGAGGCGGGCAGGAACAAGGCCGAGGCGGCGAAGCTCGCGGCCTGGCTGACCGCACCCGAGCAGCAGGCGAAGCTCTTCGAGAAGCGCGGCAGCTTCCCGAGCGCCTCCGCCGCGTACGCGCTGCCCAGTGTGTCCGGCGCCAAGCACCCGTACTTCGCGAACGCCCCGATCGGCCAGATCTTCTCGCAGGCCGCCCAGGGCATCCCGGTGGCCCCCGTCGGTCCGAAGGACCTGGTCATCGCGCAGAACCTGGGAGACATCGGCATGCTCCAGGTCGACCAGAAGGGCAAGTCCGCCAAGGAAGGCTGGGACGCGGCCGTCAAGGCCATCGACAACGCCCTGGACCAGTGA